In Mucilaginibacter celer, one DNA window encodes the following:
- a CDS encoding helix-turn-helix domain-containing protein, producing MKDMLNIKIKAIAANIRHTREGLNYTQEYLAAKLSISQNAYSKIELGYTKITVERLFQIAAILEVDVTELINTDKVAAA from the coding sequence ATGAAAGATATGCTTAATATCAAGATAAAAGCGATTGCTGCTAACATCAGGCATACCAGGGAAGGATTAAATTATACCCAGGAATACCTTGCCGCCAAGCTTAGTATCTCGCAAAATGCTTATAGTAAAATTGAATTGGGTTATACCAAAATAACCGTTGAAAGACTGTTTCAGATAGCCGCCATTTTGGAGGTTGATGTTACTGAACTGATAAATACTGATAAAGTAGCCGCTGCTTAA
- a CDS encoding DUF3127 domain-containing protein produces the protein MEVKGKVHEVSATQQVTESLKKRELILEYIENPQYPEYLKFEAIQDRCNLLDNVKIGDDVEVSFNLKGRPWTDKTGKKTYFNSLQLWRITPLAAANSAAAAPQYAAPAADISSSSDDDDLPF, from the coding sequence ATGGAAGTTAAAGGTAAGGTACATGAAGTGTCGGCTACCCAGCAAGTAACCGAATCGCTAAAAAAACGCGAACTTATACTTGAATATATTGAGAACCCTCAATACCCTGAATATTTAAAGTTTGAAGCGATACAGGATCGTTGCAATTTGTTGGATAACGTAAAAATTGGCGACGATGTTGAAGTTTCATTCAATTTAAAAGGCCGTCCGTGGACAGACAAAACCGGCAAAAAGACATATTTCAACTCGTTACAGTTATGGAGGATTACTCCGCTGGCTGCTGCTAACAGCGCTGCTGCCGCACCTCAATACGCTGCTCCGGCTGCCGATATCAGCTCATCAAGCGATGATGACGATTTGCCGTTCTAA
- a CDS encoding THUMP domain-containing class I SAM-dependent RNA methyltransferase — translation MQVFHTESKIIITCNKRLSPYLQQEVEALGYEPTRVFNTGVELKGTVTDTIPLNLNLRCGSQILYLLKAFTANDPAELYNELVTIEWEKLIDFSGYFSVTSNVNNEHILTPLFANVKVKDAIVDRIKSAKGIRPNSGPEANKTVVHLYWQDNRAEIFLDTSGETLAKHSYRKIPGKAPMLEALATSTIMATNWDRKSTFINPMCGSGTLAIEAALLATDKHPGLFRMNYGFMHILGYDETVFFAERRALKDKAKKETGFKIIASDISADAVDVARKNAKTAGVEHLIDFAVCDFEETEVPAEPGIVMFNPEYGERLGVHTKLEMTYKRVGDFLKKKCLGYRGYVFTGNPDLAKKIGLKAARKIEFYNGKLDCRLFEYELYEGSKREPKPEN, via the coding sequence ATGCAAGTTTTCCACACCGAGAGTAAGATCATCATTACCTGTAATAAAAGACTATCGCCCTACCTGCAACAGGAGGTTGAAGCTTTAGGGTACGAGCCAACCCGTGTTTTCAATACCGGAGTTGAGCTTAAAGGCACCGTTACAGATACCATACCGCTTAATTTAAATCTGCGCTGCGGCAGCCAGATCCTGTATTTATTAAAAGCATTCACCGCCAATGACCCTGCCGAGCTTTACAACGAGCTGGTAACCATTGAATGGGAAAAGCTGATAGATTTTTCGGGATATTTTTCGGTAACATCCAATGTTAATAACGAACATATCCTTACACCCTTGTTTGCCAACGTTAAGGTAAAAGATGCCATTGTTGACAGGATTAAATCGGCAAAAGGCATCAGACCCAACTCTGGCCCGGAGGCTAATAAAACAGTTGTACACTTATACTGGCAGGATAACCGCGCCGAGATATTTTTAGATACATCGGGCGAAACGCTGGCCAAGCATAGCTACCGCAAAATACCGGGCAAGGCCCCCATGCTGGAAGCATTGGCAACCTCAACCATTATGGCAACCAACTGGGACAGGAAAAGTACTTTTATAAACCCCATGTGCGGCTCCGGAACATTGGCTATTGAAGCCGCCTTGCTGGCTACAGATAAACATCCCGGCCTTTTCAGGATGAACTATGGCTTTATGCACATTTTAGGCTATGATGAAACGGTATTTTTTGCCGAACGCCGCGCTTTAAAGGATAAAGCCAAAAAAGAAACCGGCTTTAAAATTATCGCCTCGGATATTTCGGCCGATGCGGTGGATGTTGCCCGCAAAAATGCCAAAACCGCTGGCGTAGAACATTTGATTGATTTTGCCGTTTGTGATTTTGAAGAGACGGAAGTACCTGCCGAACCGGGCATTGTTATGTTTAACCCCGAATACGGCGAGCGTTTAGGCGTACACACCAAATTGGAAATGACTTATAAACGCGTAGGCGATTTTCTGAAAAAGAAATGTCTTGGCTATCGCGGTTATGTGTTTACCGGGAACCCCGATCTGGCCAAAAAAATCGGCCTTAAGGCAGCAAGAAAAATTGAATTTTACAACGGAAAGCTTGACTGCCGTTTGTTTGAATACGAACTTTACGAAGGCAGCAAACGCGAGCCCAAACCCGAAAATTAA